A DNA window from Daucus carota subsp. sativus chromosome 3, DH1 v3.0, whole genome shotgun sequence contains the following coding sequences:
- the LOC108215095 gene encoding BEL1-like homeodomain protein 2, with translation MSQDYHHQAAGGIFSFSNGYERSQEEQRDKVLRGQGFEPPPPLVAMDEEGGEETGGGLHGYDQTAGLLSEMFNFPSGAATATELLQQQISGNYHGHIMRPSSSHLHREATGPSHENWYTGNEHKSSHIVNQQHIGPSINASDSAAAAMQLFHMNPSSARSPSPPPSTLHMLLPNPSPNPTSNSLHQGFHSPGAFGPSSHQQQFTWGTPGSTGHDAGSTSTTGQLTPHHHPIIEGHGQGLSLSLSSSLQHLEAAKAEEFRNAGGSGGMLFFNQGGGGPNTNSQFHNQALQLQGTEVVLGAQNQPIHHVGFRSSSSLGVVNVLRTSKYVKAAQELLEEFCSVGRGQFKKNKFPKPPNPTGSSGAGTSTSSAKDPPPLSASDRIEHQRRKVKLLSMLDEVDRRYSHYCQQMQMVVNSFDVVMGYGAAVPYTALAQKAMSRHFRCLKDAIAAQIKHSCELLGEKDAAGTSGVTKGETPRLKLLEQSLRQQRAFHQMGGMLEQEAWRPQRGLPERSVNILRAWLFEHFLHPYPSDADKHLLARQTGLSRNQVSNWFINARVRLWKPMVEDMYQQESKEEGDEDEETETNAQTPMQSSTLASTAPSFTSTPPSTTVPINAPESDPSLLAINTTFSENQPPSHLYSASTTPLSTVTCHRRGDPEYTAAPNAEDHSNNMGSTLISFGANATGDVSLTLGLRHVGNMPEKNPFSVRDFEGC, from the exons ATGTCCCAAGATTATCACCACCAAGCTGCTGGCGGTATCTTCAGTTTCTCCAATGGGTACGAAAGATCGCAAGAAGAGCAGAGGGATAAGGTCCTGAGAGGGCAAGGGTTTGAGCCACCGCCTCCGCTGGTGGCGATGGATGAAGAAGGCGGGGAAGAGACCGGGGGAGGGCTTCATGGATATGATCAGACGGCTGGGTTGTTATCGGAGATGTTCAATTTCCCATCCGGTGCAGCCACGGCCACGGAATTATTGCAGCAGCAGATATCAGGTAATTATCACGGCCACATTATGAGGCCTTCTTCGTCTCATCTTCACCGGGAAGCCACGGGACCGAGTCATGAGAATTGGTATACTGGAAATGAACATAAGAGCAGTCACATAGTTAATCAACAGCATATTGGACCGAGCATTAATGCATCGGACTCGGCAGCAGCAGCCATGCAGCTATTTCATATGAATCCGTCATCCGCGAGGTCGCCTTCGCCTCCTCCTTCCACACTCCACATGTTGCTTCCGAATCCCTCACCGAATCCTACTTCGAATTCTCTCCATCAAGGCTTTCATAGCCCAGGGGCTTTCGGGCCATCGTCTCATCAACAACAATTCACTTGGGGTACTCCTGGAAGTACTGGTCATGATGCGGGAAGCACCTCTACAACCGGTCAACTCACTCCCCATCATCATCCGATCATCGAAGGCCACGGTCAAGGCCTctcattatcattatcatcatcactACAACATTTGGAAGCCGCAAAGGCCGAAGAATTCAGGAATGCTGGTGGAAGCGGTGGAATGTTATTTTTCAATCAAGGCGGAGGGGGGCCTAATACGAATTCACAATTTCATAACCAAGCATTGCAATTACAAGGTACGGAAGTAGTCCTTGGCGCTCAAAACCAGCCGATTCATCATGTCGGATTCAGGTCCTCTTCTTCCCTCGGAGTCGTCAATGTTTTGAGAACATCAAAATACGTCAAGGCAGCACAAGAATTATTGGAAGAGTTCTGCAGTGTGGGAAGAGGTCAATTCAAGAAGAACAAGTTCCCGAAGCCTCCGAATCCAACCGGAAGCTCCGGTGCTGGCACTTCTACTTCTTCCGCCAAAGATCCCCCTCCTCTATCGGCTTCCGATAGAATTGAGCACCAGAGAAGGAAGGTCAAACTTCTATCCATGCTTGACGAG GTGGATCGGAGGTACAGTCATTATTGCCAACAAATGCAAATGGTGGTGAACTCATTCGATGTGGTGATGGGGTACGGCGCGGCGGTGCCGTACACAGCATTAGCTCAGAAAGCAATGTCACGGCATTTCAGGTGCTTGAAGGATGCCATAGCGGCTCAGATTAAGCATAGCTGTGAGTTGCTTGGAGAGAAAGACGCGGCAGGGACTTCAGGAGTCACCAAAGGGGAAACTCCGAGACTGAAGCTGCTGGAGCAAAGCCTGAGACAGCAAAGAGCTTTTCATCAAATGGGGGGCATGTTAGAGCAAGAAGCTTGGCGTCCCCAAAGAGGCTTGCCTGAACGTTCTGTCAACATTTTGAGAGCCTGGCTTTTCGAACATTTTCTCCATCC GTATCCAAGCGATGCTGATAAACATCTCTTGGCTCGGCAGACTGGCCTCTCAAGAAACCAG GTATCGAACTGGTTCATAAATGCACGGGTTCGATTGTGGAAACCCATGGTCGAAGACATGTACCAGCAGGAAAGCAAAGAAGAGGGAGATGAAGACGAAGAAACCGAAACAAATGCACAGACACCAATGCAGTCCTCTACACTTGCCAGTACTGCTCCTTCATTCACATCCACACCTCCCTCCACAACAGTGCCCATCAATGCCCCCGAAAGCGACCCTTCACTCCTCGCAATCAATACCACCTTCTCGGAAAACCAACCACCCAGCCACCTCTACTCCGCCTCCACCACCCCCCTCTCCACCGTCACCTGCCACCGCCGCGGAGACCCCGAATACACCGCCGCGCCAAATGCGGAGGATCATAGTAATAATATGGGGTCCACGCTCATAAGCTTTGGGGCTAATGCCACGGGTGACGTGTCCCTCACTTTAGGGCTCCGTCATGTCGGGAACATGCCCGAGAAGAATCCTTTTTCAGTAAGAGACTTTGAGGGTTGTTAA